The genome window GGCTCGCCGCCGAAATCCGACCGTCCGGTCGGCGACCTTCGGTCTACTCCCCCCAGTCGGGGTTCGCCCGCGGCGGCGAGAAGATGTCGTAGCCGACGGCCGGTTCGTCGGTCCGGTTCTCGGCGGCGTGCGGCTCGCCGCCGGGGATCGCGTAGGTGTCGTCCGGGCCGACCACGCGCTCCTCGCCGTCGACGAGGAAGGTGAGCCGCCCGGCCGTGATCACGCCGATCTGCTCGTGCGGGTGGTCGTGTTCCGGCACCGTCTCGCCCGGCTCGATCTCGAACCGCTGGATGCTCATTCCCTCGCCGACGGCGCCCTGCGTGAGGAACACGCCGTCGACCGCCTCGACCGCCTCCACGTCCGCGTCTGGTACGACCTCCATACGGCCTCCCGCGACCCGGAGGCACCTAAATCCGCGGGCGCGGGCAGTCGGCGCCGGAGGCGTCGGGCCCGACCGGCGCGGCGCGTCCCGAACCGCGCTCTCACGGGAACGGGTGGTACGGCCGGTCGAGCGCGGGCTCGAACCCCATCGACCGCGGCACCTCGCTCGCGCGGTCGCCGAAGAAGGGCTCGCCGGTGAACAGCGGCTGCGCGCCCGGCACCAGCACGCGGACGGCCTCGAAGCCCAGCGCTTCGAGGTCGCGGGTCGTCACCCGCGCGACGTACGGGTCGAGCCCGACGTCCTCGACGCGGTCGACGACGGCGTCGAGCTCCTCGGTCCCCGTCAGCGCCGGCTCCCCGAGCCCCTCGGCCGAGACGCTCGCGTCCGGGTCGAAGAACGCCGCGGTCTCCGCGGGGAAGTCGGCGTGGCGACCGATCGCGGCGCCCTGCTCGGCGGCCGTCTCCCGGCCCATCGAGCGGAGCTCGGTCCAGTTCTGGAGCGCCTCGGCGAGCGCGCTCCGCGCCGCCGCGGCCGGGTCGAGGTCGGCGCCCGACCCCGCGGCGAACCGCGGCCAGTCGCCCTCGCGCTCGACGCCGGCCGCGACGACCGGCACGTCCACGTCCGTCGTGACGAGCAGGAGCGTCGCCGACAGCGACTCCGCGCGCGCCCGCTTCTCCAGCTCGGCGACCTCCGGGTCGTCGACGTCGAGCCCGAGCGGCTCCGTCGTGGAGTACCAGCCGGTCATCGTCGCGTCGCGCTCGATCGACTCGTACAGCCCGGAGAGCGCGGCGTCGGGTCCGGAGCTCCCGAGCCCGAGCCCGGTCGTGATCGGCGGGCGATACCGGTTCTCCGGCGGCGGGAAGCCGACGAACTCCGCCGGGAGGCTCGCGGGGTCGCCCGTTCCGAGGCGCTCGCCGCGGACCCA of Halorubrum trapanicum contains these proteins:
- a CDS encoding cupin domain-containing protein, yielding MEVVPDADVEAVEAVDGVFLTQGAVGEGMSIQRFEIEPGETVPEHDHPHEQIGVITAGRLTFLVDGEERVVGPDDTYAIPGGEPHAAENRTDEPAVGYDIFSPPRANPDWGE